The genomic window TGACCGCCTGGCGCCGCGGCGACTTCCGCCGTCGTGGGCCCTATCGGATCGACGCTTGTAACGAGATCCTTTGGGTATCGAATCTCGCCGCCGGTTACGCCCATTACCAGCCACGAATCACCATCGTCTTCGTATCGAACGATTGGGTGGCTCAGGCCGCCCTTCAGCCAAAGCTTGAAATGAGCCGGCAGCGTTGGCAGTGATGGACGTAAAGTGCGGTGCGGAGTAATGATCGCGAGAGATTGCTGATCGTCGATCGCGGCCGGCGGATCAGTTCGATACGACGTGCGGGCAGAGGTGCGGGCTGTTTGCCGGTAATCGACGACAAGCGGTGTCTCGGGGGCCGACGCGGGACTGACATACGTCGTGCCACCCGAGCCGGGAGCGCTTCGCGTATGGGCGCGAACGTAGGTTCCGTCCTTGCGCGTGTATGCCCGGACATGCACGGTGCCCGAGCTGCGATACGAGCTGCGACCACTATGGACACCGCCGCCACGCGCGATGGCGATCGACGGAATCAAGGCCGCGATGCAGGTCAGTGCACACGCCAGGAAACGGAGCATAGGCCACCTTACGGGTGAACGGCGGCAGCGATCACAATGCCCAGAGCGATGATGATGGCGGCTAGGATGATGCCCATCGGAACATTGCCTTGCTTGATTAGTTCCCACTCGTCAACTTTGCGCGTTGAGAGTGTGAACATTTTCAGGGCGATGATGATGCCGAATCCCATGCCAACGGATCCGACAATCGCCCAGCCGAACGTGATGGCATAGGCCTTGAAGATTTCGTCCATGAGCTTCGCTCTTTGATGACCGTCAGTGAGGCGGGTTCAAGGTATAGGGGCGGCCTGCTGCGAGCAAGACAATTATCCGCACTGCGGTGCTGTTACCGGGTCAGAGCGGCCGAGCGCGACAGCGGCTAACAACTCAGCAGTCCTTTGCCTGTGCGGACATGCAGGCATGTGACCAGGCTTCGGCCGCCGTTGATCCCGTGACTCGTATCTCGTCGGCTCCCCGGTGGCAGTAGACGACCCACGTCCGGCCTGTCGCAGTCCTGAACGCCACGTCGCCGATGCTCCATCCTTTGGCGTGGAGCGTGGCCATCGATTCATCGACGGTCATTGCGGATTTCATCATCGGGGGCCGGCTGCTGATTGCTTTGCCCCAGGGCGCGACTGGGCTGCATAAAGTCCTGCTGTGCCGGCCGGCCAAGTATGGGCTTTTTCTGCGCGTAAAATCTTACGCCGCCGTCAGACGGTACCATGCCGGTTCCGGCTGGTCAAAATGTGACGACCTGGAGGCCGACAGCATGGACGCCAACGATCTGACGACCGAGCAGGCTGCCAGGATCCGCGAGGCCCTCGTGCCGGCGATGGGGTACCTCGGCCGGCTGCGTGAGCGGATGGACAAGACGGGGTTCACGCCGGACGACAAGCTGCGCGGGCTGACGTCGTCCGCCTACGAAGCCATGCATCATCTGTGCGTCGAGCTGCATTACCTGTCGTGCAGCGGCGGCGTTGGGCGACGGCGCCGACATTGAGGACTGCGCGTCGTGCGCTACTGATTTAAGTTGAAGAACAATCGCGGGTCAGTAGACGGCGAAAGAACAAATGGCTCGGCTGGATTGCCAAGCACCCGCGCTAGATCCTCTGGCCGATATTCCCCGGTTTGAGCGAAGTGCTCATGCATATCAAGGACCCACTGCGGCGTCTGGGTGCGTCGAGCAAGGCCTTCGA from Pirellulales bacterium includes these protein-coding regions:
- a CDS encoding DUF350 domain-containing protein; amino-acid sequence: MDEIFKAYAITFGWAIVGSVGMGFGIIIALKMFTLSTRKVDEWELIKQGNVPMGIILAAIIIALGIVIAAAVHP